One window of the Shimwellia blattae DSM 4481 = NBRC 105725 genome contains the following:
- the phoR gene encoding phosphate regulon sensor histidine kinase PhoR produces the protein MLERLSWKRLVLELVLCCLPALVLGAIFGYLPWFLLASVTGLLIWHFHNLLRLSWWLWVDRSMTPPPGRGSWEPLLYGLHLMQVRNKKRRKELGSLIRRFRSGAESLPDAVVMTTEEGVIFWCNGLAQRLLNLRWPDDNGQNILNLVRNPAFSQYLGERDFSRPLNLVLNNGRHIEIRMMPYSAHQLLMVARDVTQMHQLEGARRNFFANVSHELRTPLTVLQGYLEMMEEQTLTGAVREKALHTMGEQARRMEGLVKQLLTLSRIEAAPQVALSEPVDVPGMLLLLEREARTLSQGRHTLHFEVDPSLRLLGSEEQLHSAMSNLVYNAVNHTPPGSHIQVLWHRLGEGAEFAVTDDGPGILPEHIPRLTERFYRVDKARSRTSGGSGLGLAIVKHALGHHDSQLSITSTPGKGSRFSFVLAARFIAP, from the coding sequence GTGCTGGAACGGTTGTCATGGAAAAGACTGGTACTGGAACTGGTGTTGTGCTGCCTGCCGGCACTGGTGCTGGGCGCGATTTTTGGTTACCTGCCGTGGTTTTTGCTGGCGTCGGTCACCGGTTTGCTTATCTGGCACTTTCATAATCTGCTGCGCCTGTCCTGGTGGCTGTGGGTGGATCGCAGCATGACGCCCCCTCCGGGGCGCGGCAGCTGGGAGCCGCTGCTATACGGCCTGCACCTGATGCAGGTGCGTAATAAAAAGCGCCGCAAAGAGCTGGGAAGCCTGATCCGGCGCTTTCGCAGCGGAGCGGAATCCCTGCCTGACGCGGTGGTGATGACCACCGAAGAGGGGGTGATTTTCTGGTGCAATGGCCTGGCCCAGCGCCTGCTGAACCTGCGCTGGCCGGACGATAACGGCCAGAATATCCTCAACTTAGTGCGTAACCCGGCCTTCAGCCAGTACCTCGGTGAGCGGGATTTTTCCCGGCCGCTGAATCTGGTGCTCAATAACGGGCGGCATATTGAAATCCGCATGATGCCCTACAGCGCTCACCAGTTGCTGATGGTGGCCCGCGACGTGACCCAGATGCACCAGCTTGAAGGGGCGCGGCGCAACTTTTTTGCCAATGTCAGCCACGAGCTGCGCACCCCGCTTACGGTGCTCCAGGGGTATCTGGAGATGATGGAAGAGCAGACCCTGACCGGTGCGGTGCGGGAAAAAGCGCTCCATACCATGGGGGAGCAGGCCCGGCGGATGGAGGGGCTGGTAAAACAGCTGCTGACACTTTCGCGCATTGAGGCCGCACCGCAGGTGGCGCTCAGCGAGCCGGTGGATGTGCCCGGTATGCTGCTTCTGCTGGAGCGGGAGGCCCGCACCCTGAGCCAGGGCAGGCACACCCTTCACTTTGAGGTAGATCCTTCGCTGCGCCTGCTGGGCAGTGAAGAGCAGCTGCATAGCGCTATGTCGAACCTGGTGTACAACGCGGTGAACCATACCCCCCCGGGCAGCCATATTCAGGTGCTCTGGCACCGCCTGGGAGAGGGGGCTGAATTCGCCGTTACTGATGATGGCCCGGGAATATTGCCGGAGCATATTCCCCGGCTGACCGAGCGTTTCTACCGGGTAGATAAAGCCCGCTCGCGCACCAGTGGCGGCAGTGGCCTGGGGCTGGCGATTGTGAAGCACGCCCTTGGTCACCACGATTCGCAGCTTTCGATCACCAGCACCCCCGGTAAAGGGAGCCGTTTCTCTTTCGTTCTGGCGGCGCGTTTTATCGCCCCCTGA
- the phoB gene encoding phosphate response regulator transcription factor PhoB, whose protein sequence is MAKRILVVEDEAHIREMVCLVLEQNGFQPVEAADYDLAVALLNEPWPDLVLLDWMLPGGSGIQFIKHLKRDPLTREIPVVMLTARGEEEDRVRGLETGADDYMTKPFSPKELIARIKAVLRRISPMAEEGVIEMQGLSLDPTSHRVMSDDRPLDMGPTEFKLLHFFMTHPERVYSREQLLNHVWGTNVYVEDRTVDVHIRRLRKVLEHSGHDRMVQTVRGTGYRFSARF, encoded by the coding sequence ATGGCGAAACGCATACTGGTGGTAGAAGATGAGGCTCATATCCGTGAAATGGTCTGCCTGGTCCTTGAACAGAACGGTTTTCAGCCGGTAGAAGCGGCGGATTACGATCTCGCCGTGGCCCTGCTGAACGAACCCTGGCCGGATCTGGTGTTGCTGGACTGGATGCTGCCGGGAGGATCCGGTATTCAGTTTATTAAGCATCTTAAGCGCGACCCGCTCACCCGGGAGATCCCGGTCGTGATGCTGACCGCCCGCGGCGAAGAGGAAGATCGGGTGCGCGGGCTGGAAACCGGTGCGGATGACTACATGACCAAACCTTTTTCACCCAAGGAGCTTATCGCGCGCATCAAAGCCGTGCTGCGCCGTATTTCGCCCATGGCGGAAGAGGGAGTGATAGAGATGCAGGGGCTGAGCCTGGATCCCACCTCGCACCGGGTGATGAGCGACGATCGCCCGCTGGATATGGGGCCGACCGAATTCAAATTACTGCACTTTTTTATGACCCACCCGGAGCGGGTTTACAGCCGGGAACAGCTGCTTAATCACGTCTGGGGAACCAATGTGTACGTGGAAGATCGCACCGTGGATGTGCATATTCGCCGGTTACGTAAAGTGCTGGAGCACAGCGGGCACGATCGTATGGTGCAGACAGTACGGGGCACCGGCTACCGTTTTTCTGCCCGATTCTGA
- the sbcD gene encoding exonuclease subunit SbcD encodes MRLIHTSDWHLGQNFYTKSRAAEHHAFLDWLLETVKQQRADAIIVAGDIFDTQFPPSYARECYNRFVVNLQATGCPLYILGGNHDGVATLNESRGLLACLNTQVTASIPPEDVPPPVTLIPQRDGTPGAILCPVPFLRPRDLLHSQAGQSASDKQQNLLEAIAAYYQRSYQAALALRGDRPLPIIMTGHLTTVGAATSDAVRDIYIGTLDAFPASRFPAADYIALGHIHRAQAVGGSQHIWYSGSPIALSFDESGPVKSVNLVTFAEGKLARVTPLPVPVTQPLATLKGSLDSLTRQLNDWQSDPASPPCWLDIEINSDDLLHDARQQIRDITAPLPVEVLLVRRSREQRQQVIARQHSETLSELSVQDVFERRLDAAGAGEEQRTRLRPLFARTLETLNNPEEQA; translated from the coding sequence ATGCGCCTGATACACACCTCTGACTGGCACCTCGGCCAGAACTTTTATACCAAAAGCCGTGCCGCCGAGCACCACGCCTTTCTGGACTGGCTGCTGGAGACCGTAAAGCAACAGCGTGCCGATGCCATTATTGTCGCCGGGGATATTTTTGACACCCAGTTTCCCCCCAGCTATGCCCGCGAATGCTATAACCGCTTTGTGGTGAATCTACAGGCCACCGGCTGCCCGCTCTATATTCTGGGCGGCAACCACGACGGGGTCGCCACCCTGAATGAGTCGCGCGGGCTACTGGCCTGCCTTAATACCCAGGTCACCGCCAGCATTCCCCCGGAGGATGTGCCGCCACCGGTTACCCTGATCCCGCAGCGGGACGGCACCCCGGGGGCCATTTTGTGCCCGGTGCCGTTTCTGCGCCCGCGGGATCTGCTGCACAGCCAGGCCGGGCAGTCCGCCAGCGACAAGCAGCAGAATCTGCTGGAGGCCATTGCCGCATACTACCAGCGTAGCTACCAGGCTGCCCTGGCGCTGCGCGGTGACCGGCCGCTCCCGATAATCATGACCGGCCACCTGACCACGGTGGGGGCAGCCACCAGCGATGCGGTGCGCGATATCTATATCGGCACTCTGGACGCATTCCCCGCCAGCCGTTTCCCGGCGGCGGATTATATTGCTCTGGGCCACATTCACCGGGCACAGGCGGTGGGCGGCAGCCAGCATATCTGGTACAGCGGCTCCCCGATTGCCCTGAGCTTTGATGAATCCGGCCCGGTCAAAAGTGTGAATCTGGTGACCTTCGCTGAAGGGAAACTCGCCCGGGTCACCCCGTTACCGGTGCCGGTAACCCAGCCGCTGGCCACCTTAAAAGGCAGCCTCGACAGCCTCACCCGCCAGCTGAATGACTGGCAGAGCGACCCGGCGAGCCCCCCCTGCTGGCTGGACATTGAAATCAACAGCGACGATCTGCTGCACGATGCCCGCCAGCAGATCCGCGACATTACCGCCCCGCTACCGGTGGAGGTCTTACTGGTGCGACGCAGCCGGGAACAGCGCCAGCAGGTGATTGCCCGCCAGCACAGCGAAACCCTGAGCGAGCTGAGCGTGCAGGATGTGTTTGAGCGGCGCCTGGATGCCGCCGGTGCCGGTGAGGAACAGCGCACCCGGTTACGCCCGCTGTTCGCCCGCACCCTGGAAACGCTGAATAACCCGGAGGAACAGGCATGA